From the genome of Leptodactylus fuscus isolate aLepFus1 chromosome 1, aLepFus1.hap2, whole genome shotgun sequence, one region includes:
- the LOC142182737 gene encoding uncharacterized protein LOC142182737, with protein MAAWNNPETGTPRNTQEEPQTLSSTLSLSHLKLQEPPDTNGEDGLPRPGPLRNTEEELEKIGSLLESNIEALSILIVQVCQYSNKPTQDAPGPARKHRSLKELKNEFQLKMEQLKQAVAALSSNGPPNHFSVDELYTLILHIKSDDWIHLMRVLLVEESEMEACRRLYPNLREQKYQMLQIWLNKSENGMRTHRDHLVEALVLIEYDHLASLFRNKSTRSAPPLRLDDHSDTSRSVTSTHKIGYQVFSPTWHVQSNLRNLPRYS; from the exons ATGGCTGCATGGAATAACCCTGAGACAG GTACCCCAAGGAATACTCAAGAAGAAC CACAAACACTGTCGTCAACCCTCTCGCTGAGCCACCTAAAGTTGCAAGAGCCTCCAGACACCAATGGCGAGGATGGATTACCAAGACCAG GTCCATTAAGAAACACAGAAGAAGAAT TAGAGAAAATAGGATCACTCCTGGAATCTAATATCGAGGCCCTTAGTATCCTTATAGTCCAAGTGTGTCAGTACTCCAACAAGCCTACCCAAGATG CTCCAGGTCCCgcaagaaaacacagaagtttgaaaGAACTTAAAAATGAGTTTCAGTTAAAAATGGAACAGCTGAAGCAAGCAGTAGCAG cccTTTCATCCAATGGACCCCCAAACC ACTTTTCCGTAGATGAGCTCTATACTTTGATCTTACATATTAAAAGTGACGACTGGATTCACCTGATGAGAGTTCTTCTTGTCGAAGAGTCAGAGATGGAGGCATGTCGAAGACTCTACCCTAATCTACGGGAACAGAAATACCAGATGCTGCAGATCTGGTTAAATAAAAGTGAGAATGGAATGAGGACCCATCGAGACCACCTGGTAGAAGCTCTAGTGCTCATCGAATATGATCACCTTGCTTCATTGTTTAGGAATAAATCCACTAGATCCG CTCCTCCACTGAGATTGGATGATCATA GTGACACCAGCCGTTCGGTTACGTCTACGCACAAGATCGGATATCAAGTCTTCAGCCCAACATGGCACGTACAGTCAAATCTTCGAAACCTTCCTCGATATTCATGA